In Apilactobacillus bombintestini, one genomic interval encodes:
- a CDS encoding Mur ligase family protein translates to MSLKSEFATFAGKSSYWFLHTFMNGGSSLPGKITTAIDPAILKHLGKNYDIVVVTGTNGKTLTTALTVQVLKQKYENVVTNPSGSNMEQGLVTTFLKAKNPKNKRPLAVLEVDEANVIKLTKYVQPIAFVFTNIFRDQMDRYGEIYTTYKKIIDGVKLAPKATIIANGDAPIFNSVDLPNPKIYYGFKNHADEDDMKAEPNTDGVLCPVCQNILHYHYISYANLGSYFCPKCGFTRPALTHSLNKLGALTPNSSDFTVDGQDLSIGIGGVYNIYNALAAYSVGRFLGVDKEDIAKAFTANERVFGRQELIDIDGKETTLVLVKNPVGLNQVIDTISKEKDDFSLICLLNANYADGIDTSWIWDGEFERFTNMPIKKFITGGERYKDITFRFKVAGVDENIHEVQPNLEKVVEEIPTLPTNKVYILATYTAMLQLRKDFAEKGYIKGGME, encoded by the coding sequence ATGTCTCTTAAAAGCGAATTTGCGACTTTTGCTGGTAAGTCTTCATATTGGTTCTTACATACCTTTATGAACGGTGGTAGTTCACTACCTGGTAAGATTACTACAGCAATTGATCCTGCTATTTTAAAACATTTAGGAAAAAATTATGACATTGTTGTGGTTACAGGTACTAATGGTAAAACTTTAACTACCGCTCTAACCGTACAAGTCTTAAAACAAAAATATGAAAATGTGGTAACTAACCCTTCTGGTTCTAATATGGAACAAGGTTTAGTAACTACTTTCTTAAAAGCAAAGAATCCAAAAAACAAACGTCCGTTAGCGGTACTAGAAGTTGATGAAGCAAACGTTATCAAGTTAACTAAATATGTTCAACCTATTGCTTTCGTCTTTACCAATATTTTCCGTGATCAAATGGACCGTTATGGTGAAATCTATACTACTTACAAGAAAATCATTGATGGGGTTAAATTAGCTCCTAAAGCAACTATCATTGCCAACGGTGATGCACCTATCTTTAACTCAGTAGATTTACCTAACCCTAAGATATACTATGGATTTAAAAATCATGCTGATGAAGATGATATGAAGGCTGAACCTAATACAGATGGTGTGTTATGCCCTGTTTGTCAAAACATTTTGCATTATCACTACATCAGTTACGCTAACTTAGGTAGTTACTTCTGTCCTAAATGTGGATTTACACGTCCTGCATTAACCCATTCATTGAACAAATTAGGTGCATTAACTCCTAATTCTTCTGACTTTACTGTAGATGGACAAGATTTATCTATCGGCATCGGTGGTGTTTACAACATCTATAATGCTCTAGCTGCTTACTCAGTAGGTCGCTTTTTAGGTGTTGATAAAGAAGATATTGCTAAAGCTTTCACAGCTAATGAACGTGTCTTTGGACGTCAAGAATTAATCGATATCGATGGTAAAGAAACTACCTTAGTATTGGTTAAGAATCCAGTTGGTTTAAATCAAGTTATCGATACTATTTCTAAGGAAAAAGATGACTTCTCATTGATTTGTCTACTAAATGCCAACTATGCTGACGGAATTGATACTAGTTGGATCTGGGATGGTGAATTTGAAAGATTTACCAACATGCCAATTAAGAAATTCATCACTGGTGGAGAAAGATATAAAGATATTACCTTTAGATTTAAAGTTGCCGGAGTAGACGAAAACATCCACGAAGTACAACCTAACCTAGAAAAAGTAGTTGAAGAAATCCCTACTCTACCAACTAACAAAGTCTACATTTTAGCTACTTATACTGCTATGCTTCAATTAAGAAAGGACTTTGCTGAAAAAGGTTACATCAAAGGAGGTATGGAATAA
- a CDS encoding thymidine kinase has product MAQLYYRYGAMNSGKSIEIIKVAHNYEEQGKSVIIMTSALDTREERGTVASRVGLSRSAYVIESDTNCYDMVQKIDPNASCVLIDEAQFLSKENVLQLAKIVDELSIPVIAFGLKNDFQNNLFEGSRALLLYADKIEEMKTICWFCGHKATMNLRFHNNQPVYEGEQIQVGGNESYYPVCRKHYFNPPMDKMGK; this is encoded by the coding sequence ATGGCACAACTATATTATCGCTATGGAGCAATGAACAGTGGTAAATCAATTGAAATTATCAAGGTTGCTCATAATTATGAAGAACAGGGTAAATCAGTTATTATTATGACTAGTGCTTTAGATACTAGAGAAGAACGCGGAACTGTCGCATCTCGTGTAGGCTTAAGTAGAAGTGCCTATGTGATTGAATCTGATACTAATTGCTATGACATGGTTCAAAAGATAGATCCTAACGCTAGTTGTGTTTTAATTGATGAAGCACAATTTTTAAGTAAGGAAAATGTTTTACAATTGGCCAAAATAGTAGATGAATTATCAATTCCAGTAATTGCTTTTGGCTTGAAAAATGATTTCCAAAATAATTTATTTGAAGGATCACGAGCATTATTGCTATATGCAGATAAGATTGAAGAAATGAAGACCATCTGTTGGTTCTGTGGACACAAGGCTACTATGAATCTTCGTTTCCATAATAATCAACCTGTATATGAAGGTGAACAAATTCAAGTAGGTGGTAATGAATCATACTATCCAGTATGTCGTAAGCATTATTTCAATCCACCAATGGACAAAATGGGAAAGTGA